Genomic window (Rosa chinensis cultivar Old Blush chromosome 6, RchiOBHm-V2, whole genome shotgun sequence):
TGGAGAAGAATATAGAGGTTGATGAAAATTTCCAAGGCCAATAAAAATTAAGGCCGAAAGTGGCATAACTTGTATCATGTCAATGGCATAATATATATCCGTCATTCTTAGCTAAGAAtatccttacctaagcttaggtacggattttcagtttttggtcacttttcgatcacatattcacatcttaactgttagtttttaggtcctaatgtatagattatctctgcaaaatttcagccaaattgatgatcgttaaggcattcaaaactgcaatttacaacaatgtacacgaccGGTTCCAGTtcaacagattcggttcgttcatgtaaattgcagttttggatgccttaacaatcatcagtTTCGCTGAAATTTTGcggaagtgatctatacattaggacctaaaaactgaacggttaagatgtgaatatgtgatcgaaaagtggccaaaaactgaaaatccgttccataagcttaggtaagggtaaggatatccttacctgagaaagcctatatatatatatatatatatatatatatatatatatattttgtgagAATGTGGAATTACCATTGATAACAAACAATCAGTGTACATCGGAAGTTACAATACAAGACAGCCCTTCAGGGCTGTCATTGACCCAAACATAAAAGTTGGGAACCATAAGCGCATTCCTTGCTAGAAGGTGCGTCGCCCGATTACAATCATGTGGGGCAAAAATACAATAAActgaacaaaataaacaaaacaaagattTAACTTCTTTAATAGGATCACCTTTAACtacaaaaataaactaaaataaccgctaaaaaaaaatacaaaataaaaataaaaatgtttatTTGAAAGTTAGACCATTAACCCTAAACTTATAGAAATTgataaaatgcagttttgacaaGTAAACAGCTATATTTATCTATAGTTTAAGTTTAAGTTTTTCAAATTGAGTCTAAAACCAAATGGAGTTGTATACGCGGCCACGCGGGTCTAGAACTTTTTAAATGATCTATAGTCATACCTACGCGAAGAAATTTGACTTTTAATTGGTATAGTGTATCCCTCTCTATATATACCATAGAGTCGATCGGTAGCAAATTCTGtacaacaaccaaaaccaaaaacaaagctTCTTTACAACTATGGCTCAACACTGTATTTTTCTCCTCTCCCTTTTGATAACACTTGCAGGCCTTCACGCCGCGCATGCAGTCGACTACACAGTCACCAACAACGCCGCATCAAGCGCCGGTGGCATCCGATTCAATAACGACATCGGAGCAGACTATAGCTTGCAAACACTAAGCTCTGCGGCCGACTTCATATGGAAAGTCTTCCAGCAAAGCACAGATGCGGATAGAAAGAGCGTAGCCAAAGTCAGCTTGTTCATCGACAACATGGACGGCGTGGCATACGCTAGCAACAACGAGATTCATGTTAGCGCCAGTTACATAGCAGGCTACTCAGGTACTAGCATTTCGATATACTAGCTCTCAGTTTTTCATTCAgcactccaaaataaatatctCAGTTTTTCATTCAGGTATTGCCATTTCTTTTGCTAACGACGACAGTTTGATACCTTGTTCTTTTCAGGCGACGTGAAGAAGGAGATTACAGGTGTGCTTTACCACGAATCGACGCACATATGGCAGTGGAATGGAAATGGTCAAGCCCCAGGTGGGTTGATTGAAGGAATTGCAGACTTTGTGAGGTTGAGGGCTGGGTATGCACCGAGTCACTGG
Coding sequences:
- the LOC112172703 gene encoding uncharacterized protein LOC112172703, with the protein product MAQHCIFLLSLLITLAGLHAAHAVDYTVTNNAASSAGGIRFNNDIGADYSLQTLSSAADFIWKVFQQSTDADRKSVAKVSLFIDNMDGVAYASNNEIHVSASYIAGYSGDVKKEITGVLYHESTHIWQWNGNGQAPGGLIEGIADFVRLRAGYAPSHWVQPGEGDRWDQGYDVTARFLDYCTSLKDGFVAELNNKLKTGYSVNYFVDILGKNVDQLWADYKAKYGK